CGAATACAAGCTATAGTATGTAGAATTCAAATAGAAAAGATATTTATATTACGATACTCATAAACAAGTAGGGTGATTGTTGGCATGTTAGGTGAAGAAGAGGTGAGAGATGCATACGCGGAGGCGCGGTCATACGAACGTGACGCGCGCGCTGCGGAGAAGGAGGGCAATGACGAGGTTGCTTTAGGTCTGTGGCAGCGCTATGCCGATCTGAAGGAACGAAAAGGGAGCTACTTCCTGTGCATGTACGGCTATTTTAACGTGGCGCGCATCTTCGATAAACGCAGTAACTGGCGCGACGCGGCTGAATCGTTTAAGAAGGCTGCTGCTCTCGCGGACAGCCTGGGTGAGCATTCGTTGTGGGTCTTCCTGATGCATCTCGCCTGCCAGATGCATGAGAAGGCCGGTGACTATGCTGCCTGCCGAGACCACTACGAAACCATCGGTAATTTCTTCTTCACCCGCGATAACTTCTTCGGCGCCGCGGACGCCTACGAGCATGCGGCGGAGATCATGTCGCTCGCCGGCGAGGATATCTCGCGGTATGAGGTGCCGGTGGCCGCATGGCAGCGGAATTACGAGTACTGGAAGGAGCACGGCGAGCTGGACGATGCCGCATGGAGTTTGAAGCGGGTGGATGCGTATCGCTCGGCTCAACAGCGTCTTTAGTGTACGTACTCATATAGGTAAGCCCTGAAGCAGCGGATCAATCAGTACGGAGCCCGGGTTACTTCCGTCCATCCTGATAGGTTTATTTTCCTTCAACGGCTTTCTTCAGACTGCATGCGGCATGGACGAAGAGCGATTACGCGAGCAAACGGTGCGATTCCGTGAGCTGGTTGGCGATGAGACCTTCTGGTTCACGCTCTCGCGGAACGTGGCGGTGATGGAGCGAGACAAGGAGCGCTTTGTGGAACTCGCGCTGGCGATCCAGCAGTACTTCGACTGTGAGCGGTGCTGTAGATGCTGCAGTGAGATGCCGATCCATCTGAACGAAGAAGATATCGAGCGGCTCTACCGCCTGGATGGCGAGGCACTCTTCGAGAAGCTGGATACCCGCGAGCTGGACAACTTCCTGAAGACGCCCTGCCCGTATCTGAAAGAGGGGCTCTGCACCATCTATGAGCAGCGACCTGCGGCATGTAAGCTGTTCCCGTTCGTGGTGATCCGCCCGGTGCCGACGCTGCAGCTCTGCCCGATGGGGAAGAAGATCTTCGCGAAGTTCAAAGACCTGACCCGGAGGTACGGGAAGAAGGAGCTGAAGGTGGAGTGGGAGACTGCACGGCCCCCGGAGCTTTCGGGGGAAGATGCGAAGCATAAAGCCGTCTACGTCGCGCTACCCATACCCACGCTGGAGACCTTTTTGCGGTATCTGCGAATGGATGCGGAGCGATCAGATACGCCCCGGAACGTTTGATGCGTGCTGCCCTGGCTGGCGAGCGTGTTCTCCGGTTTACAGCTACAGCTATTACTCGGCTTCTTTGGCGTCTTCCGCCGCGATTGCACTGGTGTTGATATGCTCAATGATCCGGGATTGTACAAGCACGATGAACTGCAATTTCTTGCATTCCTCGATCAGCTCGCGGAACCGGTTCTGCACTCGCGGATTCTCCACTTTATCAAGGTTACCCGCCAGCAGTGCGATCACCGGTTGTATGTTATCCTCGAAGAAAAGCCGTGAAAACGTACCAAACGCTTCCGTGAGTGAAGTATTAACATAATAACGGGTTTC
This genomic interval from Methanomicrobia archaeon contains the following:
- a CDS encoding YkgJ family cysteine cluster protein, encoding MDEERLREQTVRFRELVGDETFWFTLSRNVAVMERDKERFVELALAIQQYFDCERCCRCCSEMPIHLNEEDIERLYRLDGEALFEKLDTRELDNFLKTPCPYLKEGLCTIYEQRPAACKLFPFVVIRPVPTLQLCPMGKKIFAKFKDLTRRYGKKELKVEWETARPPELSGEDAKHKAVYVALPIPTLETFLRYLRMDAERSDTPRNV